A region from the Candidatus Hydrogenedentota bacterium genome encodes:
- the nusG gene encoding transcription termination/antitermination factor NusG, translating into MPRRWYALHTHSGQEGTVRNMLLSKRINLENKDLVSNVFVPIEIVKETRGGEKKVSRHKFFPGYVLVQLPEHPEKNPELWMLIKETPGVTGFIGSRTVPVPLEDAEVEAIIEMVRGERERPKPKVDFEVGSRVRITEGPFANFLGKVDEINVDRGTLKVLVEIFERLTSVEVEIWQVEQI; encoded by the coding sequence ATCCCGCGCCGCTGGTACGCCCTGCACACCCATTCCGGCCAGGAGGGCACGGTCCGCAACATGCTGCTGAGCAAGCGGATCAACCTTGAGAACAAGGACCTCGTCTCGAACGTCTTTGTGCCCATCGAGATCGTCAAGGAGACCCGCGGCGGCGAGAAGAAAGTCTCCCGCCACAAGTTTTTCCCGGGCTACGTCCTGGTGCAGCTTCCCGAGCACCCGGAAAAGAACCCGGAACTCTGGATGCTCATCAAGGAGACGCCCGGCGTCACCGGGTTCATCGGATCGCGCACCGTCCCCGTGCCCCTTGAGGACGCGGAGGTGGAGGCCATCATCGAGATGGTCCGCGGCGAGCGCGAGCGGCCCAAGCCGAAGGTGGACTTCGAGGTCGGCTCCCGCGTGCGCATCACCGAGGGCCCCTTCGCCAATTTCCTCGGGAAAGTGGACGAGATCAACGTGGACCGCGGCACCCTCAAGGTGCTGGTGGAAATATTCGAACGCCTGACCAGCGTGGAAGTTGAAATCTGGCAGGTCGAGCAGATCTGA
- the tuf gene encoding elongation factor Tu (EF-Tu; promotes GTP-dependent binding of aminoacyl-tRNA to the A-site of ribosomes during protein biosynthesis; when the tRNA anticodon matches the mRNA codon, GTP hydrolysis results; the inactive EF-Tu-GDP leaves the ribosome and release of GDP is promoted by elongation factor Ts; many prokaryotes have two copies of the gene encoding EF-Tu), with translation RHTPFFTGYRPQFYFRTTDVTGAMDLPEGVEMVMPGDNIRITAELITPIAMVEELRFAIREGGRTVGAGVVTKIFE, from the coding sequence GCCGGCACACGCCGTTCTTCACGGGGTACCGCCCGCAGTTCTACTTCCGGACGACGGACGTGACGGGGGCGATGGACCTTCCCGAGGGCGTGGAGATGGTGATGCCGGGGGACAACATCCGGATCACGGCGGAGCTGATCACGCCGATCGCCATGGTGGAGGAGCTTCGCTTCGCCATCCGCGAGGGCGGCCGCACCGTCGGCGCCGGCGTCGTCACCAAGATTTTCGAATAA
- the secE gene encoding preprotein translocase subunit SecE, with translation MAKQLAMNDEKPGLFTRVRSFYEDVMSELRKVTWPSRDDLKASTKVTLFLIVVMAVIVFVYDTVLGGFIMGLLRLAG, from the coding sequence ATGGCCAAGCAGCTGGCGATGAACGACGAGAAGCCCGGCCTGTTCACCAGGGTCCGGTCCTTCTACGAGGATGTCATGTCCGAACTCCGGAAGGTCACCTGGCCCTCGCGGGACGACCTGAAGGCCTCGACCAAGGTGACCCTCTTTTTGATCGTGGTCATGGCCGTGATTGTGTTTGTCTACGACACCGTGCTCGGCGGTTTCATTATGGGCCTGCTCAGGCTGGCCGGCTAA